One stretch of Pseudomonas sp. NC02 DNA includes these proteins:
- a CDS encoding class II aldolase/adducin family protein yields the protein MPGATERQLREELAACYRLIAHFRMSDLIFTHISVRIPGPEHHFLINPYGLMFEEITASSLVKIGLDGRAVEASAHGVNPAGFVIHSAIHGAREDAQCVLHTHTRAGCAVAALECGLLPVNQISMEFYGKVAYHDYEGVALDMDEQQRLVHDLGDKPVLMLRNHGLLTVGETVSQAFLRMYYLEKACDIQIAAQACGKLILPPAHVCEYTERQFNEPGRPLEEGELADPDAMQLAWAALLRLLDRVSPGFRE from the coding sequence ATGCCTGGGGCCACCGAACGACAGCTGCGCGAAGAGCTTGCCGCCTGCTACCGGCTGATCGCGCACTTTCGCATGAGCGATTTGATTTTCACCCATATCTCGGTGCGTATCCCGGGGCCCGAGCATCACTTTTTGATCAACCCCTATGGGCTGATGTTCGAGGAGATCACCGCCTCCAGCCTGGTGAAGATCGGCCTGGACGGACGTGCGGTCGAGGCTTCGGCCCATGGCGTCAACCCGGCGGGGTTTGTGATTCACAGCGCGATTCACGGCGCCCGCGAAGATGCGCAGTGCGTGCTGCACACCCACACCCGCGCCGGCTGTGCGGTGGCGGCCCTGGAATGCGGGCTGTTGCCGGTGAACCAGATTTCCATGGAGTTCTACGGCAAGGTCGCCTACCACGACTACGAAGGCGTGGCGCTGGACATGGACGAGCAACAGCGACTGGTGCACGACCTCGGCGACAAGCCGGTGTTGATGCTGCGCAACCATGGTTTGTTGACGGTAGGGGAGACGGTCAGCCAGGCGTTCCTGCGCATGTATTACCTGGAGAAGGCCTGCGATATCCAGATCGCCGCCCAGGCGTGCGGCAAGCTGATCCTGCCGCCTGCGCACGTGTGTGAATACACCGAGCGGCAGTTCAATGAGCCAGGCCGGCCACTGGAAGAGGGCGAACTGGCAGACCCGGACGCCATGCAACTGGCATGGGCGGCATTGCTGCGGTTACTGGATCGGGTGTCGCCGGGGTTCCGGGAGTGA
- a CDS encoding TetR family transcriptional regulator C-terminal domain-containing protein yields MTQESRFSRMEPELRKANLVQATLACLKRDGFQGASIRKISAEAGVSVGLISHHYSGKDELVAEAYRSITRQVMDLLRDAMAKAPPSPRERLSAFFRGSFSPELLDPQLLDAWLVFWGAVKTAPAINQAHEHSYGEYRTIMRSALVDMAGEEGWKQFDADLAAIALSALLDGLWLESGLNPGTFTPEQGIQICEAWVDGLQSGGRKRFQIKP; encoded by the coding sequence ATGACCCAGGAATCCCGTTTCTCCCGCATGGAACCGGAGTTGCGCAAGGCCAATCTGGTGCAGGCGACGTTGGCCTGCCTCAAGCGCGACGGCTTCCAGGGCGCGTCGATCCGCAAGATCAGCGCCGAGGCCGGGGTGTCGGTGGGGCTGATCAGTCATCACTACTCGGGCAAGGATGAGCTGGTGGCCGAGGCCTATCGGTCAATCACCCGGCAGGTCATGGACCTGCTGCGGGATGCGATGGCCAAGGCGCCGCCCAGTCCGCGGGAGCGGCTGTCGGCGTTCTTCCGCGGCTCGTTCTCCCCCGAATTGCTCGACCCGCAACTGCTGGATGCCTGGCTGGTGTTCTGGGGGGCGGTCAAGACGGCCCCGGCGATCAACCAGGCCCACGAACACTCCTATGGCGAGTACCGCACCATCATGCGTTCGGCCTTGGTGGACATGGCCGGGGAGGAGGGCTGGAAGCAGTTCGATGCCGATTTGGCGGCCATCGCCTTGAGCGCCTTGCTCGACGGCTTGTGGCTGGAATCGGGGCTCAATCCCGGCACCTTCACCCCGGAGCAGGGCATCCAGATCTGCGAAGCCTGGGTCGATGGCTTGCAGTCGGGCGGGCGCAAGCGCTTCCAGATCAAACCCTGA
- a CDS encoding enoyl-CoA hydratase/isomerase family protein has protein sequence MTTDPSVLTQVQAGVAWITLNRGPQRNALDIPTLKHLHALLDGFNRDPAVRVVVLTGSGRSFCAGADLAEWADAEARGALETYGWTETAHALMTRLHTLDKPTLAAINGTAVGAGMDLTLCCDLRVAAQSARFKAGYTSMAYSPDAGASWHLPRLIGSEQAKRLLFLDELWSADRALAAGLVGEVVADEQLHTHVAELATRLANGPTFAFAQTKTLIREGAGRSLPEQLQAELAAGLLCGRSADGAEALRASMEKRPPNFSGN, from the coding sequence ATGACTACAGATCCGTCCGTGCTCACTCAGGTGCAGGCAGGCGTTGCCTGGATCACCCTCAATCGCGGCCCCCAGCGCAATGCCCTGGACATCCCGACCCTCAAGCACCTGCATGCCTTGCTGGACGGTTTCAACCGCGACCCGGCTGTGCGCGTGGTGGTACTGACCGGCAGCGGTCGCAGCTTCTGCGCCGGTGCCGACCTTGCCGAATGGGCCGATGCCGAAGCCCGTGGCGCCCTCGAAACCTACGGCTGGACCGAAACCGCCCACGCCCTGATGACCCGCCTGCACACCCTCGACAAACCTACCCTCGCCGCCATCAACGGCACGGCGGTCGGTGCCGGCATGGACCTCACCCTGTGCTGCGACCTGCGCGTCGCCGCGCAATCGGCACGCTTCAAGGCCGGCTACACCAGCATGGCCTACTCGCCGGACGCCGGCGCCAGCTGGCATCTGCCGCGCCTGATCGGCAGCGAGCAAGCCAAGCGCCTGCTGTTCCTCGATGAATTGTGGAGCGCCGACCGCGCCCTGGCCGCCGGGCTGGTGGGCGAAGTCGTTGCCGACGAGCAACTGCATACCCACGTCGCCGAGCTGGCCACGCGCCTGGCCAACGGCCCGACCTTTGCGTTTGCCCAGACCAAAACCCTCATCCGCGAAGGCGCCGGGCGCAGCCTGCCCGAGCAGCTTCAGGCGGAACTCGCCGCCGGTTTGCTGTGTGGACGCAGCGCCGACGGTGCTGAAGCCCTGCGCGCCTCGATGGAAAAGCGCCCACCGAACTTCTCCGGCAACTGA
- a CDS encoding acyl-CoA dehydrogenase family protein, which produces MNFQPSQEQDMLVDAVRSFVAKELLPHEEAVDRADEVSPELAAQIRDKAIAAGFYAFNMPEDVGGGGLDYLSQALIERELSKVSWALHVFVARPSKILMACTGAQIGEYLLPCVQGKKIDCFALTEPGAGSDANAIKTRAVRSGDDFVLNGSKHFISHAGHADFAIVFAVTDTYEHNGRQRNAVTSFLVDRGTPGMTIRRGPKCVSNRGYHTYEMFFDDCRVPASKVLGEVGKGWEVANAWLTAGRVMVAANCVGQAQRALDVSLQWAADRKQFGQPIGTYQGISFKLADMATQIRAAELLTLNTAWKMDQGTMTDGEAGMAKLFASEVLGKVADEAVQIYGGMGLMDEGPVERIWRNARIERIWEGTSEIQRHIIARELLRPLLR; this is translated from the coding sequence ATGAATTTCCAGCCCAGCCAAGAACAAGACATGTTGGTGGACGCGGTACGCAGTTTTGTTGCCAAGGAGTTGTTGCCCCACGAGGAGGCGGTGGACCGCGCCGATGAAGTTTCGCCGGAGCTTGCCGCGCAGATTCGTGACAAGGCCATCGCTGCCGGTTTCTATGCCTTCAACATGCCGGAAGACGTCGGCGGTGGCGGCCTGGATTACCTGTCACAGGCGTTGATCGAGCGCGAGTTGTCGAAAGTCTCCTGGGCGCTGCATGTGTTTGTCGCCCGGCCGTCGAAAATCCTCATGGCCTGCACCGGCGCGCAGATTGGCGAGTACCTGTTGCCGTGCGTGCAGGGCAAGAAGATCGACTGCTTTGCCCTGACCGAACCGGGTGCCGGTTCCGACGCCAATGCGATCAAGACCCGCGCCGTGCGCAGCGGTGATGACTTTGTGCTCAATGGCAGCAAGCACTTCATCAGCCACGCCGGCCACGCGGATTTCGCCATCGTGTTTGCCGTTACCGACACCTACGAACACAACGGTCGCCAACGCAATGCGGTGACCTCGTTCCTGGTGGACCGTGGCACGCCGGGCATGACCATTCGCCGGGGCCCCAAGTGCGTCAGCAACCGCGGCTACCACACTTATGAAATGTTCTTCGACGACTGCCGCGTACCAGCCTCCAAAGTCCTCGGCGAAGTCGGCAAAGGTTGGGAAGTCGCCAATGCCTGGCTGACCGCAGGCCGGGTGATGGTGGCTGCCAACTGCGTCGGCCAGGCCCAGCGTGCGCTGGACGTTTCCCTGCAATGGGCGGCCGACCGCAAGCAGTTCGGCCAGCCCATCGGCACCTATCAAGGCATCTCGTTCAAGCTCGCCGACATGGCCACGCAAATCCGTGCGGCCGAACTGCTGACCCTGAACACCGCCTGGAAAATGGACCAGGGCACCATGACCGACGGCGAGGCCGGCATGGCCAAGCTGTTTGCCAGCGAAGTACTGGGCAAGGTTGCCGATGAAGCGGTGCAGATCTACGGCGGCATGGGTTTGATGGACGAAGGCCCGGTGGAGCGCATCTGGCGCAACGCGCGGATCGAGCGGATCTGGGAAGGCACTTCGGAAATCCAGCGCCACATTATTGCCCGCGAACTGTTGCGGCCACTGTTGCGTTGA
- a CDS encoding acetate--CoA ligase family protein, protein MSQAIRDNLKRLLAPRHLAFVGGRSMARALKRCADGGFAGQMWLVNPQHDSLDGVPCVRRVADLPCGPDAVFIATNRELTLTCVAELAAIGTGGAICYASGFAETGAEGQALQQQLLKAAGEMALLGPNCYGLLDYLHSSALWPVAHGGKPVEKGVAVLTQSGNFAYNLSMSDRSLPVAYMASVGNQAQLGVAELMDVLLDEPRVTAIGLHLEGLKNVPGFARAAHKALEKGIPIIALKTGVSQIGAELALSHTSSLSGSDALYDSLFARLGVIRVSGPVSFVETLKAAACGNLPAGNSLIALACSGGDAGLIADYAERNDLSLPKLDEGQREELAQVLPSYANLVNPLDFTTAIWGNSDALNTMLDTALRTEADAAMLVLDYPAEFTGERKECDLLLELFCSALARHGKTGFVTSAFPELLPAHARERLHAQGVAALQGVEDALAAWGRIADYQNNRRALLARGESILVPLCPQALEQHGQSLDEWDSKQALRAFGLTTPAGVLSTPERAIADAKVLGYPLVLKAVSADLPHKTEAGAVALNLQDGFALTAALAHMRERIAAYAPDVPFDHLLLESMATPPLAELIVGIKRENDFGLALVIGAGGILVELLKDSRSLLLPTTDDAIRNALLSLRSAALLQGFRGREVADMEALVAAIRAVADYACANAGQLLELDVNPLLVNARGATAVDALIRLAQA, encoded by the coding sequence ATGTCCCAGGCTATTCGCGACAATCTCAAGCGCCTGCTGGCGCCCCGTCACCTGGCGTTTGTCGGTGGGCGCAGCATGGCCCGTGCCCTCAAGCGCTGCGCCGACGGTGGTTTTGCCGGCCAGATGTGGCTGGTCAACCCGCAACATGACAGCCTCGATGGCGTTCCCTGCGTGCGTCGCGTGGCCGATTTGCCGTGCGGTCCGGATGCGGTGTTTATCGCTACCAATCGCGAGCTGACCCTGACCTGTGTCGCCGAACTGGCGGCCATTGGCACCGGTGGCGCCATCTGCTACGCCTCCGGGTTTGCCGAAACCGGCGCCGAGGGCCAAGCCTTGCAGCAACAACTGCTCAAGGCCGCTGGCGAGATGGCACTGCTGGGCCCCAATTGCTATGGCCTGCTGGATTACCTGCACAGCTCGGCGTTGTGGCCGGTGGCCCATGGCGGCAAGCCGGTCGAGAAGGGCGTTGCGGTGCTGACCCAGAGCGGCAACTTTGCCTACAACCTGTCCATGAGCGACCGTTCGCTGCCGGTGGCCTATATGGCATCGGTGGGCAACCAGGCGCAGTTGGGGGTTGCCGAGTTGATGGACGTGCTGCTCGACGAGCCGCGCGTTACAGCGATTGGCTTGCACCTGGAAGGCTTGAAGAATGTGCCGGGGTTCGCCCGTGCGGCCCACAAGGCCCTGGAAAAAGGCATTCCGATCATCGCCCTGAAAACCGGGGTGTCACAGATCGGCGCCGAGTTGGCTTTGAGTCATACCAGTTCGTTGTCGGGTTCTGATGCGCTGTACGACAGTCTGTTCGCGCGCCTGGGTGTGATCCGGGTCAGCGGGCCGGTGAGTTTTGTCGAGACCCTGAAAGCGGCGGCCTGCGGTAATCTGCCGGCGGGCAACAGCCTGATCGCCCTGGCCTGTTCCGGTGGTGATGCCGGGTTGATTGCCGACTACGCCGAGCGCAACGATTTGAGCCTGCCGAAGCTCGACGAAGGCCAGCGTGAAGAGTTGGCGCAGGTGCTGCCCAGCTACGCCAATCTGGTCAACCCGCTGGATTTCACCACGGCCATCTGGGGCAACAGCGACGCGCTTAATACGATGCTCGACACGGCACTGCGCACCGAAGCGGATGCGGCAATGCTGGTGCTCGACTACCCGGCGGAATTTACCGGTGAGCGCAAGGAGTGCGACCTGCTGCTGGAGCTGTTTTGCAGCGCACTGGCTCGTCACGGCAAGACTGGCTTTGTCACCTCTGCATTTCCCGAATTGCTCCCGGCCCACGCTCGCGAGCGCCTGCATGCCCAGGGCGTTGCCGCGTTGCAAGGCGTGGAAGATGCGCTGGCGGCCTGGGGCCGGATTGCTGACTATCAAAACAATCGCCGGGCGTTGTTGGCGCGGGGTGAGTCGATACTGGTGCCGCTGTGCCCGCAAGCGCTTGAGCAACACGGACAGTCGCTTGATGAGTGGGATTCCAAGCAGGCTTTACGGGCTTTCGGCCTGACCACGCCAGCCGGTGTCTTGAGCACTCCCGAGCGGGCCATCGCCGATGCCAAAGTGCTGGGTTACCCGCTGGTACTCAAGGCCGTCAGTGCCGACTTGCCGCATAAAACCGAAGCCGGCGCCGTGGCGCTCAACCTGCAGGACGGTTTCGCCTTGACTGCCGCCCTGGCCCATATGCGTGAGCGGATCGCGGCCTATGCGCCGGATGTACCTTTCGATCATCTGCTGCTGGAATCCATGGCTACGCCGCCGTTGGCCGAGCTGATTGTCGGCATCAAGCGCGAAAACGACTTCGGCCTTGCGCTGGTGATCGGCGCTGGTGGAATCCTTGTGGAGTTGCTCAAGGACAGCCGCAGCCTGCTGTTGCCGACCACCGACGACGCAATCCGCAACGCCT